The following are encoded in a window of Esox lucius isolate fEsoLuc1 chromosome 14, fEsoLuc1.pri, whole genome shotgun sequence genomic DNA:
- the orai1b gene encoding calcium release-activated calcium channel protein 1 isoform X2, which produces MVEVQLDTNYPYPPGLLIAFSACTTVLVAVHLFALMVSTCILPNIEAVSNVHNLNSVKESPHERMHHHIELAWAFSTVIGTLLFLAEVVLLCWVKFLPIRPKNHNSNNGTISAGVAAAITSTSIMVPFGLIFIVFAVHFYRSLVSHKTDRQFQELEELSNLTRLQNELDGRGESLMQSPSSHFP; this is translated from the coding sequence ATGGTGGAGGTGCAGTTGGACACAAATTATCCTTACCCACCTGGTCTCCTAATTGCCTTCAGCGCCTGCACAACTGTCTTGGTGGCCGTTCACCTCTTTGCTCTGATGGTTAGTACCTGCATCCTGCCTAACATCGAAGCAGTCAGCAATGTTCACAACCTCAACTCCGTGAAGGAGTCTCCACATGAGAGAATGCACCACCACATAGAGCTGGCCTGGGCCTTCTCTACAGTCATTGGCACCCTGCTGTTCCTAGCTGAGGTGGTACTGCTCTGCTGGGTCAAATTCCTTCCCATTAGGCCTAAGAACCACAACTCCAACAATGGGACTATCTCTGCAGGTGTCGCTGCTGCCATAACCTCCACCTCCATCATGGTGCCATTTGGCCTGATATTTATTGTCTTCGCTGTACATTTCTACCGTTCCCTTGTAAGCcacaagacagacaggcagttccaggagctggaggagctgtCCAACCTTACCAGGCTACAGAATGAGCTGGATGGGAGAGGGGAGTCTCTAATGCAATCCCCCAGTTCTCATTTCCCATAA
- the orai1b gene encoding calcium release-activated calcium channel protein 1 isoform X1 translates to MSLNEHSLQALSWRKLYLSRAKLKASSRTSALLSGFAMVAMVEVQLDTNYPYPPGLLIAFSACTTVLVAVHLFALMVSTCILPNIEAVSNVHNLNSVKESPHERMHHHIELAWAFSTVIGTLLFLAEVVLLCWVKFLPIRPKNHNSNNGTISAGVAAAITSTSIMVPFGLIFIVFAVHFYRSLVSHKTDRQFQELEELSNLTRLQNELDGRGESLMQSPSSHFP, encoded by the exons ATGAGTCTGAACGAACATTCATTACAAGCACTGTCGTGGAGGAAGCTTTACTTGAGTCGAGCAAAACTGAAGGCTTCCAGTCGCACGTCTGCCCTACTATCGGGGTTTGCTATG GTAGCAATGGTGGAGGTGCAGTTGGACACAAATTATCCTTACCCACCTGGTCTCCTAATTGCCTTCAGCGCCTGCACAACTGTCTTGGTGGCCGTTCACCTCTTTGCTCTGATGGTTAGTACCTGCATCCTGCCTAACATCGAAGCAGTCAGCAATGTTCACAACCTCAACTCCGTGAAGGAGTCTCCACATGAGAGAATGCACCACCACATAGAGCTGGCCTGGGCCTTCTCTACAGTCATTGGCACCCTGCTGTTCCTAGCTGAGGTGGTACTGCTCTGCTGGGTCAAATTCCTTCCCATTAGGCCTAAGAACCACAACTCCAACAATGGGACTATCTCTGCAGGTGTCGCTGCTGCCATAACCTCCACCTCCATCATGGTGCCATTTGGCCTGATATTTATTGTCTTCGCTGTACATTTCTACCGTTCCCTTGTAAGCcacaagacagacaggcagttccaggagctggaggagctgtCCAACCTTACCAGGCTACAGAATGAGCTGGATGGGAGAGGGGAGTCTCTAATGCAATCCCCCAGTTCTCATTTCCCATAA